Proteins encoded in a region of the Planococcus citri chromosome 1, ihPlaCitr1.1, whole genome shotgun sequence genome:
- the LOC135831509 gene encoding cyclic AMP-dependent transcription factor ATF-1-like isoform X3 has translation MTMIMDVIKEENNNNAASDTSMYSTANTTNSIPLTSMSSVIHANQQSVIQTASPTIQTPVLSKGNVILVSNKLGSVIQAPHGNLQPLHLVDSKSDMDESISPDEESVKKRREKLIRRPSYRKILNDIARAELGCAKMESSGSDCDSNVDNDVPVSSVPDSGHYQSVLPSGHLQLSSQCGNVQGLPTIMSNSNSGSLIQYSNQEGQYFMPNDIVVTQNSGNVSINSVITEDQVRKRELRLLKNREAARECRRKKKEYIKCLENRVAVLENQNKALIEELKSLKELYCQQKPE, from the exons ATGACAATG ATAATGGACGTGATCaaagaagaaaataataataatgccGCAAGTGACACTTCGATGTATTCTACAGCCAATACTACCAATTCCATTCCTCTCACTTCT ATGTCATCAGTGATACATGCAAATCAGCAATCGGTTATCCAAACAGCTTCTCCAACTATTCAAACTCCAGTACTATCAAAAGGTAATGTAATTCTGGTCAGTAACAAACTCGGATCTGTGATTCAAGCACCGCATGGAAATTTACAACCTTTACAT TTGGTAGATTCAAAAAGCGATATGGATGAAAGTATATCACCTGACGAAGAATCTGTGAAGAAAAGAAGAGAAAAGCTCATTCGAAGGCCTTCGTATCGAAAAATTCTTAACGATATAGCCAGAGCAGAGCTCGGAT gtgCAAAAATGGAATCATCGGGGTCTGATTGTGATTCTAATGTGGATAATGACGTGCCTGTTTCTTCTGTGCCAGATAGTGGTCACTATCAGTCAG tttTACCTAGTGGTCATTTGCAATTATCTAGTCAATGTGGAAATGTACAAGGGTTACCAACAATTATGTCAAATTCCAATTCAGGCTCATTAATACAATATTCAAATCAAGAAGGACAATATTTCATGCCAAATGATATAG TAGTTACTCAGAATTCTGGTAATGTTAGTATTAATAGTGTAATTACCGAAGATCAAGTCAGAAAACGAGAATTGCGATTGTTAAAGAACAG AGAAGCAGCCCGCGAATGCAgacgaaaaaagaaagaatatataaaatgtttggaaaacaggGTGGCagttttagaaaatcaaaataaagcgCTTATCGAAGAGCTCAAATCATTAAAAGAACTTTACTGTCAACAGAAACCGGagtga
- the LOC135831509 gene encoding cyclic AMP-responsive element-binding protein 1-like isoform X6, which yields MTMMSSVIHANQQSVIQTASPTIQTPVLSKGNVILVSNKLGSVIQAPHGNLQPLHLVDSKSDMDESISPDEESVKKRREKLIRRPSYRKILNDIARAELGCAKMESSGSDCDSNVDNDVPVSSVPDSGHYQSVLPSGHLQLSSQCGNVQGLPTIMSNSNSGSLIQYSNQEGQYFMPNDIVVTQNSGNVSINSVITEDQVRKRELRLLKNREAARECRRKKKEYIKCLENRVAVLENQNKALIEELKSLKELYCQQKPE from the exons ATGACAATG ATGTCATCAGTGATACATGCAAATCAGCAATCGGTTATCCAAACAGCTTCTCCAACTATTCAAACTCCAGTACTATCAAAAGGTAATGTAATTCTGGTCAGTAACAAACTCGGATCTGTGATTCAAGCACCGCATGGAAATTTACAACCTTTACAT TTGGTAGATTCAAAAAGCGATATGGATGAAAGTATATCACCTGACGAAGAATCTGTGAAGAAAAGAAGAGAAAAGCTCATTCGAAGGCCTTCGTATCGAAAAATTCTTAACGATATAGCCAGAGCAGAGCTCGGAT gtgCAAAAATGGAATCATCGGGGTCTGATTGTGATTCTAATGTGGATAATGACGTGCCTGTTTCTTCTGTGCCAGATAGTGGTCACTATCAGTCAG tttTACCTAGTGGTCATTTGCAATTATCTAGTCAATGTGGAAATGTACAAGGGTTACCAACAATTATGTCAAATTCCAATTCAGGCTCATTAATACAATATTCAAATCAAGAAGGACAATATTTCATGCCAAATGATATAG TAGTTACTCAGAATTCTGGTAATGTTAGTATTAATAGTGTAATTACCGAAGATCAAGTCAGAAAACGAGAATTGCGATTGTTAAAGAACAG AGAAGCAGCCCGCGAATGCAgacgaaaaaagaaagaatatataaaatgtttggaaaacaggGTGGCagttttagaaaatcaaaataaagcgCTTATCGAAGAGCTCAAATCATTAAAAGAACTTTACTGTCAACAGAAACCGGagtga
- the LOC135831509 gene encoding cyclic AMP-dependent transcription factor ATF-1-like isoform X1, with protein MHVEMDILMRLIMDVIKEENNNNAASDTSMYSTANTTNSIPLTSMSSVIHANQQSVIQTASPTIQTPVLSKGNVILVSNKLGSVIQAPHGNLQPLHLVDSKSDMDESISPDEESVKKRREKLIRRPSYRKILNDIARAELGCAKMESSGSDCDSNVDNDVPVSSVPDSGHYQSVLPSGHLQLSSQCGNVQGLPTIMSNSNSGSLIQYSNQEGQYFMPNDIVVTQNSGNVSINSVITEDQVRKRELRLLKNREAARECRRKKKEYIKCLENRVAVLENQNKALIEELKSLKELYCQQKPE; from the exons ATGCACGTTGAAATGGATATTTTGATGAGATTA ATAATGGACGTGATCaaagaagaaaataataataatgccGCAAGTGACACTTCGATGTATTCTACAGCCAATACTACCAATTCCATTCCTCTCACTTCT ATGTCATCAGTGATACATGCAAATCAGCAATCGGTTATCCAAACAGCTTCTCCAACTATTCAAACTCCAGTACTATCAAAAGGTAATGTAATTCTGGTCAGTAACAAACTCGGATCTGTGATTCAAGCACCGCATGGAAATTTACAACCTTTACAT TTGGTAGATTCAAAAAGCGATATGGATGAAAGTATATCACCTGACGAAGAATCTGTGAAGAAAAGAAGAGAAAAGCTCATTCGAAGGCCTTCGTATCGAAAAATTCTTAACGATATAGCCAGAGCAGAGCTCGGAT gtgCAAAAATGGAATCATCGGGGTCTGATTGTGATTCTAATGTGGATAATGACGTGCCTGTTTCTTCTGTGCCAGATAGTGGTCACTATCAGTCAG tttTACCTAGTGGTCATTTGCAATTATCTAGTCAATGTGGAAATGTACAAGGGTTACCAACAATTATGTCAAATTCCAATTCAGGCTCATTAATACAATATTCAAATCAAGAAGGACAATATTTCATGCCAAATGATATAG TAGTTACTCAGAATTCTGGTAATGTTAGTATTAATAGTGTAATTACCGAAGATCAAGTCAGAAAACGAGAATTGCGATTGTTAAAGAACAG AGAAGCAGCCCGCGAATGCAgacgaaaaaagaaagaatatataaaatgtttggaaaacaggGTGGCagttttagaaaatcaaaataaagcgCTTATCGAAGAGCTCAAATCATTAAAAGAACTTTACTGTCAACAGAAACCGGagtga
- the LOC135831509 gene encoding cAMP-responsive element modulator-like isoform X8, translated as MHVEMDILMRLIMDVIKEENNNNAASDTSMYSTANTTNSIPLTSMSSVIHANQQSVIQTASPTIQTPVLSKGNVILVSNKLGSVIQAPHGNLQPLHLVDSKSDMDESISPDEESVKKRREKLIRRPSYRKILNDIARAELGCAKMESSGSDCDSNVDNDVPVSSVPDSGHYQSVLPSGHLQLSSQCGNVQGLPTIMSNSNSGSLIQYSNQEGQYFMPNDIEDKKIGTTVAHLLHIRSGAVDRLRFGLFTE; from the exons ATGCACGTTGAAATGGATATTTTGATGAGATTA ATAATGGACGTGATCaaagaagaaaataataataatgccGCAAGTGACACTTCGATGTATTCTACAGCCAATACTACCAATTCCATTCCTCTCACTTCT ATGTCATCAGTGATACATGCAAATCAGCAATCGGTTATCCAAACAGCTTCTCCAACTATTCAAACTCCAGTACTATCAAAAGGTAATGTAATTCTGGTCAGTAACAAACTCGGATCTGTGATTCAAGCACCGCATGGAAATTTACAACCTTTACAT TTGGTAGATTCAAAAAGCGATATGGATGAAAGTATATCACCTGACGAAGAATCTGTGAAGAAAAGAAGAGAAAAGCTCATTCGAAGGCCTTCGTATCGAAAAATTCTTAACGATATAGCCAGAGCAGAGCTCGGAT gtgCAAAAATGGAATCATCGGGGTCTGATTGTGATTCTAATGTGGATAATGACGTGCCTGTTTCTTCTGTGCCAGATAGTGGTCACTATCAGTCAG tttTACCTAGTGGTCATTTGCAATTATCTAGTCAATGTGGAAATGTACAAGGGTTACCAACAATTATGTCAAATTCCAATTCAGGCTCATTAATACAATATTCAAATCAAGAAGGACAATATTTCATGCCAAATGATATAG AAGACAAGAAAATTGGTACGACCGTCGCACATTTGTTACATATTCGTTCGGGTGCTGTCGACCGCCTTCGGTTCGGTTTGTTTACCGaataa
- the LOC135831509 gene encoding cyclic AMP-dependent transcription factor ATF-1-like isoform X2 produces MHVEMDILMRLIMDVIKEENNNNAASDTSMYSTANTTNSIPLTSMSSVIHANQQSVIQTASPTIQTPVLSKGNVILVSNKLGSVIQAPHGNLQPLHLVDSKSDMDESISPDEESVKKRREKLIRRPSYRKILNDIARAELGCAKMESSGSDCDSNVDNDVPVSSVPDSGHYQSVLPSGHLQLSSQCGNVQGLPTIMSNSNSGSLIQYSNQEGQYFMPNDIVTQNSGNVSINSVITEDQVRKRELRLLKNREAARECRRKKKEYIKCLENRVAVLENQNKALIEELKSLKELYCQQKPE; encoded by the exons ATGCACGTTGAAATGGATATTTTGATGAGATTA ATAATGGACGTGATCaaagaagaaaataataataatgccGCAAGTGACACTTCGATGTATTCTACAGCCAATACTACCAATTCCATTCCTCTCACTTCT ATGTCATCAGTGATACATGCAAATCAGCAATCGGTTATCCAAACAGCTTCTCCAACTATTCAAACTCCAGTACTATCAAAAGGTAATGTAATTCTGGTCAGTAACAAACTCGGATCTGTGATTCAAGCACCGCATGGAAATTTACAACCTTTACAT TTGGTAGATTCAAAAAGCGATATGGATGAAAGTATATCACCTGACGAAGAATCTGTGAAGAAAAGAAGAGAAAAGCTCATTCGAAGGCCTTCGTATCGAAAAATTCTTAACGATATAGCCAGAGCAGAGCTCGGAT gtgCAAAAATGGAATCATCGGGGTCTGATTGTGATTCTAATGTGGATAATGACGTGCCTGTTTCTTCTGTGCCAGATAGTGGTCACTATCAGTCAG tttTACCTAGTGGTCATTTGCAATTATCTAGTCAATGTGGAAATGTACAAGGGTTACCAACAATTATGTCAAATTCCAATTCAGGCTCATTAATACAATATTCAAATCAAGAAGGACAATATTTCATGCCAAATGATATAG TTACTCAGAATTCTGGTAATGTTAGTATTAATAGTGTAATTACCGAAGATCAAGTCAGAAAACGAGAATTGCGATTGTTAAAGAACAG AGAAGCAGCCCGCGAATGCAgacgaaaaaagaaagaatatataaaatgtttggaaaacaggGTGGCagttttagaaaatcaaaataaagcgCTTATCGAAGAGCTCAAATCATTAAAAGAACTTTACTGTCAACAGAAACCGGagtga
- the LOC135831509 gene encoding cyclic AMP-responsive element-binding protein 1-like isoform X5 — protein sequence MHVEMDILMRLMSSVIHANQQSVIQTASPTIQTPVLSKGNVILVSNKLGSVIQAPHGNLQPLHLVDSKSDMDESISPDEESVKKRREKLIRRPSYRKILNDIARAELGCAKMESSGSDCDSNVDNDVPVSSVPDSGHYQSVLPSGHLQLSSQCGNVQGLPTIMSNSNSGSLIQYSNQEGQYFMPNDIVVTQNSGNVSINSVITEDQVRKRELRLLKNREAARECRRKKKEYIKCLENRVAVLENQNKALIEELKSLKELYCQQKPE from the exons ATGCACGTTGAAATGGATATTTTGATGAGATTA ATGTCATCAGTGATACATGCAAATCAGCAATCGGTTATCCAAACAGCTTCTCCAACTATTCAAACTCCAGTACTATCAAAAGGTAATGTAATTCTGGTCAGTAACAAACTCGGATCTGTGATTCAAGCACCGCATGGAAATTTACAACCTTTACAT TTGGTAGATTCAAAAAGCGATATGGATGAAAGTATATCACCTGACGAAGAATCTGTGAAGAAAAGAAGAGAAAAGCTCATTCGAAGGCCTTCGTATCGAAAAATTCTTAACGATATAGCCAGAGCAGAGCTCGGAT gtgCAAAAATGGAATCATCGGGGTCTGATTGTGATTCTAATGTGGATAATGACGTGCCTGTTTCTTCTGTGCCAGATAGTGGTCACTATCAGTCAG tttTACCTAGTGGTCATTTGCAATTATCTAGTCAATGTGGAAATGTACAAGGGTTACCAACAATTATGTCAAATTCCAATTCAGGCTCATTAATACAATATTCAAATCAAGAAGGACAATATTTCATGCCAAATGATATAG TAGTTACTCAGAATTCTGGTAATGTTAGTATTAATAGTGTAATTACCGAAGATCAAGTCAGAAAACGAGAATTGCGATTGTTAAAGAACAG AGAAGCAGCCCGCGAATGCAgacgaaaaaagaaagaatatataaaatgtttggaaaacaggGTGGCagttttagaaaatcaaaataaagcgCTTATCGAAGAGCTCAAATCATTAAAAGAACTTTACTGTCAACAGAAACCGGagtga
- the LOC135831509 gene encoding cyclic AMP-dependent transcription factor ATF-1-like isoform X4, whose protein sequence is MDVIKEENNNNAASDTSMYSTANTTNSIPLTSMSSVIHANQQSVIQTASPTIQTPVLSKGNVILVSNKLGSVIQAPHGNLQPLHLVDSKSDMDESISPDEESVKKRREKLIRRPSYRKILNDIARAELGCAKMESSGSDCDSNVDNDVPVSSVPDSGHYQSVLPSGHLQLSSQCGNVQGLPTIMSNSNSGSLIQYSNQEGQYFMPNDIVVTQNSGNVSINSVITEDQVRKRELRLLKNREAARECRRKKKEYIKCLENRVAVLENQNKALIEELKSLKELYCQQKPE, encoded by the exons ATGGACGTGATCaaagaagaaaataataataatgccGCAAGTGACACTTCGATGTATTCTACAGCCAATACTACCAATTCCATTCCTCTCACTTCT ATGTCATCAGTGATACATGCAAATCAGCAATCGGTTATCCAAACAGCTTCTCCAACTATTCAAACTCCAGTACTATCAAAAGGTAATGTAATTCTGGTCAGTAACAAACTCGGATCTGTGATTCAAGCACCGCATGGAAATTTACAACCTTTACAT TTGGTAGATTCAAAAAGCGATATGGATGAAAGTATATCACCTGACGAAGAATCTGTGAAGAAAAGAAGAGAAAAGCTCATTCGAAGGCCTTCGTATCGAAAAATTCTTAACGATATAGCCAGAGCAGAGCTCGGAT gtgCAAAAATGGAATCATCGGGGTCTGATTGTGATTCTAATGTGGATAATGACGTGCCTGTTTCTTCTGTGCCAGATAGTGGTCACTATCAGTCAG tttTACCTAGTGGTCATTTGCAATTATCTAGTCAATGTGGAAATGTACAAGGGTTACCAACAATTATGTCAAATTCCAATTCAGGCTCATTAATACAATATTCAAATCAAGAAGGACAATATTTCATGCCAAATGATATAG TAGTTACTCAGAATTCTGGTAATGTTAGTATTAATAGTGTAATTACCGAAGATCAAGTCAGAAAACGAGAATTGCGATTGTTAAAGAACAG AGAAGCAGCCCGCGAATGCAgacgaaaaaagaaagaatatataaaatgtttggaaaacaggGTGGCagttttagaaaatcaaaataaagcgCTTATCGAAGAGCTCAAATCATTAAAAGAACTTTACTGTCAACAGAAACCGGagtga
- the LOC135831509 gene encoding cyclic AMP-responsive element-binding protein 1-like isoform X7, with product MSSVIHANQQSVIQTASPTIQTPVLSKGNVILVSNKLGSVIQAPHGNLQPLHLVDSKSDMDESISPDEESVKKRREKLIRRPSYRKILNDIARAELGCAKMESSGSDCDSNVDNDVPVSSVPDSGHYQSVLPSGHLQLSSQCGNVQGLPTIMSNSNSGSLIQYSNQEGQYFMPNDIVVTQNSGNVSINSVITEDQVRKRELRLLKNREAARECRRKKKEYIKCLENRVAVLENQNKALIEELKSLKELYCQQKPE from the exons ATGTCATCAGTGATACATGCAAATCAGCAATCGGTTATCCAAACAGCTTCTCCAACTATTCAAACTCCAGTACTATCAAAAGGTAATGTAATTCTGGTCAGTAACAAACTCGGATCTGTGATTCAAGCACCGCATGGAAATTTACAACCTTTACAT TTGGTAGATTCAAAAAGCGATATGGATGAAAGTATATCACCTGACGAAGAATCTGTGAAGAAAAGAAGAGAAAAGCTCATTCGAAGGCCTTCGTATCGAAAAATTCTTAACGATATAGCCAGAGCAGAGCTCGGAT gtgCAAAAATGGAATCATCGGGGTCTGATTGTGATTCTAATGTGGATAATGACGTGCCTGTTTCTTCTGTGCCAGATAGTGGTCACTATCAGTCAG tttTACCTAGTGGTCATTTGCAATTATCTAGTCAATGTGGAAATGTACAAGGGTTACCAACAATTATGTCAAATTCCAATTCAGGCTCATTAATACAATATTCAAATCAAGAAGGACAATATTTCATGCCAAATGATATAG TAGTTACTCAGAATTCTGGTAATGTTAGTATTAATAGTGTAATTACCGAAGATCAAGTCAGAAAACGAGAATTGCGATTGTTAAAGAACAG AGAAGCAGCCCGCGAATGCAgacgaaaaaagaaagaatatataaaatgtttggaaaacaggGTGGCagttttagaaaatcaaaataaagcgCTTATCGAAGAGCTCAAATCATTAAAAGAACTTTACTGTCAACAGAAACCGGagtga
- the DCP1 gene encoding mRNA-decapping enzyme 1A, which yields MEDVSFLKKTNISAIYRFDQQVKDIIISASQVALYVFDAKKSKWIKRKVEGACFFYKRKTSPKYGIFILNRLDTTNFIELLNSTMEIQLQEPFILYRNIFKTIFGIWFYDKSECVEMGRVFQQILQELKEKEKNEQEDDDNAEALFKAKFDTPDKLDQKAIETDANSKQKKPSGQPESVRQFFAIASKEATKNQPNSQQSPAQHSNCKKSLASSFQTVVHIEKKQTLPMNQSDYDKNVNVIENNMKSLNLTKASPVAILDGIDQKFLQSPVGGDSQTIEFPELIPPSMLITPLDLTNSVKSFDTQTSSDSKNAKLDLMSKNQMIQAMEYLLKNDAQFVDKLYDAYLKISKN from the coding sequence ATGGAGGacgtatcatttttgaaaaaaaccaacatCTCAGCGATTTATCGGTTCGACCAGCAGGTAAAAGATATCATTATCAGCGCATCTCAAGTCGCGTTATACGTTTTTGACGCAAAGAAATCAAAATGGATAAAACGAAAGGTAGAAGGAGCTTGTTTTTTCTACAAGAGGAAGACCAGCCCGAAGTATGGTATATTCATCTTGAACAGACTCGATACTACAAATTTCATCGAACTTCTAAATAGCACAATGGAAATACAACTCCAAGAACCGTTCATTTTGTACAGAAACATATTCAAaactatttttggaatttggttTTACGATAAGTCAGAATGTGTTGAAATGGGAAGAGTCTTTCAACAAATACTCCAAGAAttgaaagagaaagaaaaaaacgaacaagAAGACGACGACAACGCGGAAGCTTTATTCAAAGCCAAATTCGACACTCCTGACAAGCTCGATCAAAAGGCTATCGAAACCGACGCTAATTCGAAACAGAAAAAACCCAGCGGACAACCCGAAAGCGTCCGTCAGTTTTTCGCTATTGCCAGTAAAGAAGCAACTAAGAATCAACCTAATTCGCAGCAATCTCCGGCCCAGCATTCAAACTGCAAGAAATCATTAGCATCCTCGTTTCAAACTGTCGTTCACATAGAAAAGAAACAGACATTACCAATGAACCAGAGTGATTAcgataaaaatgtaaatgttATCGAAAATAACATGAAATCGTTAAACTTGACCAAAGCGAGTCCTGTTGCTATCCTAGATGGAAtagatcaaaaatttctacagtcTCCTGTCGGCGGAGATAGTCAAACGATCGAGTTTCCCGAGCTCATTCCTCCTAGTATGTTAATCACGCCTTTAGATCTGACTAATTCTGTAAAGAGTTTCGATACGCAGACTTCTTCAGATAGTAAGAATGCTAAACTCGATCtcatgtcaaaaaatcaaatgattcAAGCGATGGagtatttattaaaaaatgacgCTCAGTTCGTTGATAAACTTTACGATGcttatttaaaaatatctaaaaattaa